GAGGATTGGTTATGGCTTTAGATCAGACCAACAAAGGCGGCGATAAATCCATACGCATTTCAGATGAGGTTATTGCATCCATTGCAGCGATTGCGATTCAGGATATTGCCGGTGTTGTAAAAAACACGGATTCCGGAAAATTAAATTCTAAAAAGCTTACAAAAAATGTTAAATCTGAGGTAAAAGACGGCGGCATTGTAGTAGATATGGATGTTGCGGTGGAATATGGAACGAATATACCTGAGATTGCCTGGGAAATTCAGCGCAAAGTTAAAAAAGCTGTTGAGAGTATGACTGGGTTGTCGGTTCTGCGTGCGAATATTAATGTAAAGGATGTTAAATTGCCTGAAGAGCTGACCGATGCAGAAGGAAATAAGGAGTAAAAAATACGGCAAAAGCCGTATTTTTTTGTTTAAAACCGTTGACAAATATATATTTGTGTGTTAATATAAATAAAGATGAA
This DNA window, taken from Clostridia bacterium, encodes the following:
- a CDS encoding Asp23/Gls24 family envelope stress response protein, with the translated sequence MALDQTNKGGDKSIRISDEVIASIAAIAIQDIAGVVKNTDSGKLNSKKLTKNVKSEVKDGGIVVDMDVAVEYGTNIPEIAWEIQRKVKKAVESMTGLSVLRANINVKDVKLPEELTDAEGNKE